A genome region from Frankineae bacterium MT45 includes the following:
- a CDS encoding Glycosyltransferase, GT2 family — MSRAPVSIVVPVWNAVEVTLQCLAALRPTLAPGDQVIVVNDGSTDSTPTALAAHGDWIEVVTHPTNLGFAAACNDGAAAARHELVIFLNNDTIPATGWIEDLTAPFVDEAIGGAGPMSNAVSGTQQVRDANGAAVVDDTAAAVVAELRSRAGATWSEVSRLVGFCLAVRTEAFRELGGFDLCYGQGGYEDDDLCTRMLLAGWRLVMAESAYVYHQYHSTFDANGIDWYSVQQGNGELYRAKLDRAYPLSVLVRCDGDQLMLLQSLLSIQRSLGDRRYEVVLLVTDPQPIAELLAALEGDVTVVSVQPDDLSFRRGQHAATGLRRISMRAGDELTEAEVELVLAAPIGTQLQPAAA, encoded by the coding sequence ATGAGTCGTGCCCCGGTAAGCATCGTCGTCCCGGTCTGGAACGCCGTCGAGGTAACGCTGCAGTGCCTGGCCGCGCTGCGCCCGACGCTCGCCCCAGGCGACCAGGTGATCGTCGTCAACGACGGCTCCACCGACTCGACCCCGACGGCACTGGCCGCCCACGGCGACTGGATCGAGGTGGTCACCCACCCGACCAATCTCGGCTTCGCCGCCGCCTGCAACGACGGTGCGGCGGCCGCCCGCCACGAACTGGTCATCTTCCTGAACAACGACACGATCCCGGCCACCGGGTGGATCGAGGACCTCACCGCCCCCTTCGTCGACGAGGCGATCGGCGGTGCCGGGCCGATGAGCAACGCCGTCAGCGGAACCCAGCAGGTGCGCGACGCCAACGGTGCCGCGGTCGTGGACGACACCGCCGCCGCGGTGGTCGCCGAACTCCGCAGCCGGGCCGGGGCCACCTGGAGCGAGGTGTCGCGACTGGTCGGCTTCTGCCTGGCCGTGCGCACCGAGGCGTTCCGTGAGCTCGGCGGCTTCGACCTCTGCTACGGGCAGGGGGGCTACGAGGACGACGATCTCTGCACCCGGATGCTGCTCGCCGGCTGGCGGCTGGTGATGGCCGAGTCGGCGTACGTCTACCACCAGTACCACTCGACGTTCGACGCAAACGGGATCGACTGGTACAGCGTGCAGCAGGGTAACGGCGAGCTCTACCGGGCCAAGCTCGACCGGGCGTACCCGTTGAGCGTGCTGGTGCGCTGCGACGGCGACCAGCTCATGCTGCTGCAGAGCCTGCTGAGCATCCAGCGGTCTCTCGGTGACCGGCGCTACGAGGTGGTCCTGCTGGTCACCGACCCGCAGCCCATCGCCGAACTCCTGGCGGCCCTGGAGGGTGACGTCACCGTGGTCAGCGTGCAGCCGGACGACCTGAGCTTCCGGCGCGGGCAGCACGCGGCGACCGGGCTGCGCCGCATCTCGATGCGGGCCGGCGACGAACTGACCGAGGCCGAGGTTGAGCTGGTGCTCGCGGCTCCGATCGGCACCCAGTTGCAGCCGGCCGCTGCCTGA